In Streptomyces sp. NBC_00448, the following are encoded in one genomic region:
- a CDS encoding MBL fold metallo-hydrolase — protein sequence MQRITLGDVTVTRVKEYYGSVGMAPAEFFPDSPDGAWGQHRPVLVPDFWDPGTNECNTAIQSWLLHSEGRTILVDTGVGNHKDRPYAPVWNRLDTDYLDNLAASGVRPEDVDIVVNTHLHIDHVGWNTYLDGRTWIPTFPNATYLMPRRDFDFWNPANGHQPLLGRGNQNVFEDSVAPVHRAGLAELWDGSYRIDKNLRLDLAPGHTPGSSVLALESGRDRALFVGDLVHTALQIMEPDTNSCFCEDAVQARATRHKLLGRAAESNALVLPAHLGGHGAVEVERDGSKFAIREWAGFSRIA from the coding sequence ATGCAACGCATCACCTTGGGTGACGTCACCGTCACTCGCGTCAAGGAGTACTACGGCTCGGTCGGGATGGCTCCGGCGGAGTTCTTCCCGGACAGCCCCGATGGGGCATGGGGGCAGCACCGCCCCGTCCTGGTGCCCGACTTCTGGGACCCCGGCACGAACGAGTGCAACACGGCGATCCAGTCCTGGCTTCTGCACAGCGAAGGGCGCACCATCCTCGTCGACACCGGTGTGGGGAACCACAAGGACCGGCCGTACGCGCCGGTCTGGAACCGCCTCGACACCGACTACCTCGACAACCTCGCGGCGTCAGGCGTCCGGCCCGAAGACGTCGACATCGTGGTCAACACACACCTGCACATCGACCACGTCGGCTGGAACACCTACCTCGACGGCCGCACGTGGATACCGACGTTCCCCAATGCCACGTACCTCATGCCTCGGCGGGACTTCGACTTCTGGAACCCGGCCAACGGCCACCAACCGCTCCTCGGCCGTGGCAACCAGAACGTGTTCGAGGACAGCGTCGCCCCGGTGCATCGGGCCGGGTTGGCCGAACTGTGGGACGGCTCCTACCGGATCGACAAGAACCTGCGGCTGGATCTCGCGCCCGGCCACACCCCGGGTTCGTCCGTCCTGGCGCTGGAGTCGGGTCGCGACCGTGCGCTCTTCGTCGGGGACCTGGTGCACACCGCGCTGCAGATCATGGAGCCGGACACCAATTCCTGCTTCTGCGAGGACGCGGTCCAGGCACGAGCGACCAGGCACAAGCTGCTCGGCCGCGCGGCCGAGAGCAACGCCCTTGTCCTCCCCGCCCACCTGGGCGGCCACGGCGCGGTCGAGGTCGAGAGGGACGGCTCGAAGTTCGCGATCAGGGAATGGGCGGGGTTCTCCCGCATCGCGTGA